The window ATGGCTTGGTCTAACAGAACTGACGCCGTGATGATGTCAATTTCCCGCTTACCGGGGGTGAGTCGAACGACACCACCGTTGGCGGTGACTAACTTGGTTTCGGCTAGGACACTCCCTTGCTCGACTGCATCACCGTTTTTAACGACGGGTTCTGCACCGGGCGGTAGGTTGTAAACTTCTCCCGATAAAACCCACAGTAAACCCCCCCGTTGAGCAATCCGGGTGGTATTGCCCTGACGGTCTGTTTTCTCCTCTGGGATCAAGTCCGCAAACAGGACTTCCCCAGCCAGATCGGAAGCAACGTCTTTAGCCGCTTTTTCTGTGGAGAGGCGAGATTTACCCAAGGCAACTTCTGCCAAGAGTTGATTCTTCTTGACCTGTTCCCCATTGCCGACCATCAGCAAGGAACCAACGGTAACAGGAAAAGTCTGAGACTTTTGAGTCCCATCAGTTGGCTCTAAAATCAGATCCGCCGCGACTTCTACTTGTTCACGGTCTTCCCCGTGACGAGTCCGTACCCCTCTGGTTCGTAGTTTTTTCGCGAAGCGCACCACCCCATCAAATGGGGCTTGCACTTGCCGTGCGGCTTCACCCGTGAACACACCACCCGTGTGGAACGTCCGCATGGTGAGCTGGGTTCCAGGTTCTCCGATCGACTGGGCGGCAATAATACCGACCGCTTCTCCCAAATCCACCATGTGCCCGTGGGCTAAACTCCAACCGTAGCAATGCTGGCAGACCGATCGCGAGGCTTCGCAAGTCAGGGGCGATCGCACAAACACTTCTTTGACACCGGAACGGGCAATTTCTTTAGACAACTCATCTGAGATATCCTGGTTGCGTTCGGCAACCACTTCGCCGGTGATGGGGTGAATCACATCTTCTCCCAGGACGCGACCAAACAGACGGTCTTCCAGAGGAATCAAAGTGCGATCGCCATCGGTCATTGCCACAATGGTCACGCCTCGCGTCGTCCCGCAATCCACTTCTCGCACAATTACATCTTGAGCCACGTCCACCAGACGCCGGGTGAGATAACCAGAGTCAGCAGTTCTGAGCGCGGTATCCACCAAGCCTTTGCGTGCCCCATAGGACGAGATAATGTATTCGGTAACCGTTAAGCCTTCACGGAAATTCGTCTTAATCGGTAAGTCAATAATCTCTCCTTGAGGGTTGGCCATCAGACCCCGCATCCCCACTAACTGACGCACCTGAGCCATACTGCCCCGCGCTCCAGAGGTAGACATCATGTACACCGAATTCAGGGGGTCAGTGGTTTTGAAGTTGCGTACCACTTCATCTCTTAAGGCTTCAGAGGTATTATTCCAGGTGTCAATTACCTTTTGAAACCGTTCAACCTCCGTAATTTCGCCCCGCGTGTACCGAGCCTCAGTCTCCCGAATTTGGGATTCCGCTTCCTCCAGCATCTGACGCTTAATCGGTGGTACCTGCAAATCATCAACGCTGATCGAAACACCAGCCTGAGTGGCGTAGCGGAAGCCCAGGTCTTTAAGCTGGTCAGCCATCTGGGCACTACGGGCACTGCCGTGTTCTGTAAAGGCCCAGGATATCAGCTTTTTCAGCTCACTTTTACTAACAACCCGGTTATAAAAAATCGCTTCGTTCTGGTCTACCATCTGCTTTATCCTTCGTCCTCAGTCTTTAGTGATTAGTCCCAAAAGCGGTTGAAAGTGGGCCGGGAGTGAAAGTTAACCGATTCGACCTTCAACCTTCAACCTTTGACTAGCTAATCAGCGCCTCTTGAATGGCTTTGTTATAGATAATCCGACCTGGAGTAGTACGCACATACTGGGAGATGATCTGCCCGTCAGCGGTTTCCCGCACTCGACGCTCTCTGTAATGTTTGGTTACGCTGCCATCGGATGATTGTTCCGTCTTGATCACTTCATTGTCAGGTACGGCTGACTCAACGATGCCATCAAAGCGCAACCAGACATAGGCATGTAAGTCTACTTGCTTTTGTTCGTAGGCTTTAATCGCATCATCTAGATTGGCAAAATATTTATTAGCGCCTTTTTGAGCCTCTAGATTTTCAGCGGTCAGGTAATAGCATCCCAAGACCATATCCTGACTAGGCGCAACAATCGGGCGACCGGTTGCGGGTGAAAGGATATTATGAGAGGCCAACATTAACAGTCGAGCTTCTGCCTGGGATTCTAAAGATAGGGGCACGTGAACCGCCATCTGGTCACCATCAAAGTCAGCGTTAAAGGCCGGACAGACTAAGGGGTGCAGTTGAATGGCGCGACCTTCGACCAAAATCGGTTCAAACGCCTGAATTCCCAAGCGGTGCAACGTAGGTGCGCGGTTAAGGAGTACGGGGTGACCTGCAATCACTTCCTCTAAGACATCCCACACGCTGGGATCGCCCCGTTGAATCAGCTTTTTCGCCGCCTTGATGTTATTCACCAAACCTTGACGAATCAAGCGATGAATCACGAAGGGTTGAAACAGTTCGATCGCCATTTCGCGGGGCAAACCGCACTGATGAATTTTCAGCTTAGGACCGACAACGATCACAGAACGACCCGAGTAGTCAACCCGCTTACCCAAGAGGTTTTGCCGGAAGCGACCTTGCTTACCCTCAATGATGTCGGAGAGGGATTTGAGGGGGCGATTGTTTGCACCCACAACAGTCCGACCCCGACGACCATTGTCGATTAAGGCATCCACCGCTTCTTGAAGCATCCGCTTTTCGTTGCGGACAATAATTTCCGGTGCCAAGATTTCCTGGAGACGTGCCAGTCGGTTGTTGCGGTTAATGACGCGCCGATACAGGTCATTCAAGTCTGAGGTGGCAAAGCGACCGCCGTCTAGTTGTACCATCGGGCGCAGGTCTGGAGGAATGACCGGAATCACCGTCAGTACCATCC of the Allocoleopsis franciscana PCC 7113 genome contains:
- a CDS encoding DNA-directed RNA polymerase subunit gamma is translated as MRHQLEQRFDYVKIAIASPERIRQWGERTLPNGQVVGEVTKPETINYRTLKPEMDGLFCERIFGPAKDWECHCGKYKRVRHRGIVCERCGVEVTESRVRRHRMGYIKLAAPVAHVWYLKGIPSYLSILLDMPLRDVEQIVYFNAYVVLSAGNAENLSYKQLLTEDQWLEIEEQLYSEDSQLTGVEVGIGAEALQRLLQDVDLDSEGEKLREEITNAKGQKRAKLIKRLRVIDNFIATGSLPEWMVLTVIPVIPPDLRPMVQLDGGRFATSDLNDLYRRVINRNNRLARLQEILAPEIIVRNEKRMLQEAVDALIDNGRRGRTVVGANNRPLKSLSDIIEGKQGRFRQNLLGKRVDYSGRSVIVVGPKLKIHQCGLPREMAIELFQPFVIHRLIRQGLVNNIKAAKKLIQRGDPSVWDVLEEVIAGHPVLLNRAPTLHRLGIQAFEPILVEGRAIQLHPLVCPAFNADFDGDQMAVHVPLSLESQAEARLLMLASHNILSPATGRPIVAPSQDMVLGCYYLTAENLEAQKGANKYFANLDDAIKAYEQKQVDLHAYVWLRFDGIVESAVPDNEVIKTEQSSDGSVTKHYRERRVRETADGQIISQYVRTTPGRIIYNKAIQEALIS